The Chionomys nivalis chromosome 20, mChiNiv1.1, whole genome shotgun sequence genome includes a region encoding these proteins:
- the LOC130862619 gene encoding disintegrin and metalloproteinase domain-containing protein 26A-like, producing MVLQFCLWMLQFLPAWSPTVHAKYSSPPEVVIPVRVTDTGRHNSSLGWLSYGLRFGGERHVITMKRTKYFISRNFLLLTYTDQGDLRGEQPFVQTDCYYHGHVDGDPDSTVIINTCLGSLQGILEINGTAYEIMPKNLTSTFEHLIYKINREDSELHSMRCALTDEEIARQMKIQESKDSTLMQSQYENWWTHHKYLEYFVVIDNQQYVHRNHNTTACIHDILQMINGINGYYLQIDIEVILTTLQVWSKQNHVDVEGDIYNVLDNFCNWKNKNIGNQIRHDIIHLFPRQGYGMYLGLAHVGTVCRASNCAVNSFMSDSMVDMAFIVAHEMGHNLGMLHDDSECTCGRLNCIMAPAKSNSNKFSNCSYEQLYETITRRTCLYNIPDEVVSTNLTWCGNSLVEEGEQCDCGSSEFCKRDPCCSDDCVFKPGADCAFGLCCKSCKFIPAGAVCRRQNNECDLPEWCNGTSAECPEDMYVADGNLCHDGGYCYKRACHKHEAHCQMIFGKGARSANDTCYMEMNKRGDRFGNCGNNSYNYIRCNSSDILCGRIQCDNVMELPRRRKHETVHWTHFNNTTCWTVDYHFGITIADIGAVRDGTPCGPDHMCIDRKCVHKSVLLSNCSAFRCNMKGVCNNKHHCHCDANWEPPDCLQNGFGGSIDSGPPPQGLTNSNWGKYSLTFLLLFVVLLFSVIGIIRRVQYSLN from the coding sequence ATGGTCCTTCAGTTCTGCCTGTGGATGCTGCAAtttcttcctgcctggtcaccaaCTGTACATGCTAAGTACAGTAGCCCTCCTGAAGTAGTGATACCAGTGAGGGTCACCGATACTGGGAGACATAATAGTTCTCTAGGGTGGCTGTCCTATGGCCTGCGCTTTGGAGGAGAGAGACACGTTATCACCATGAAACGCACGAAATACTTTATATCCAGAAACTTCTTACTGCTCACCTACACTGACCAAGGTGATCTCCGTGGAGAGCAGCCTTTTGTGCAGACTGATTGCTACTACCACGGCCACGTAGATGGAGACCCAGATTCCACCGTCATTATTAACACCTGTTTAGGGAGTTTGCAAGGCATACTAGAGATAAATGGCACAGCATATGAAATCATGCCAAAGAATCTGACTTCCACATTTGAACATctcatatacaaaataaacaggGAGGACTCAGAATTACATTCTATGAGATGTGCGCTAACAGATGAAGAAATAGCACGACAAATGAAGATTCAAGAAAGCAAAGACTCCACACTAATGCAAAGCCAATATGAGAACTGGTGGACCCATCACAAGTATCTTGAATATTTTGTGGTGATAGATAATCAACAATATGTTCATAGAAACCATAATACCACAGCTTGTATTCATGATATTTTGCAAATGATCAATGGAATAAATGGTTATTATCTTCAAATAGATATTGAAGTTATTTTAACCACACTTCAAGTGTGGAGTAAACAAAATCATGTCGATGTAGAAGGAGATATTTATAATGTCCTAGACAATTTCTGCAACTGGAAGAATAAAAACATTGGCAATCAAATTAGGCATGATATCATACATCTTTTTCCCAGGCAAGGGTATGGTATGTATTTAGGGCTAGCTCATGTAGGTACAGTTTGTAGAGCTAGTAATTGTGCTGTTAACAGTTTCATGTCTGATTCAATGGTAGACATGGCATTCATTGTTGCTCATGAGATGGGTCATAATTTGGGTATGCTTCATGATGACAGTGAATGCACTTGTGGGAGACTAAACTGCATAATGGCCCCAGCAAAATCCAATTCCAATAAATTCAGCAACTGCAGTTATGAGCAGCTCTATGAAACTATTACCAGAAGAACCTGTTTATACAATATTCCAGATGAAGTCGTCAGCACAAACCTGACCTGGTGTGGGAATAGTCtggtggaggaaggagagcagtGTGACTGTGGCTCCTCTGAATTCTGTAAAAGAGATCCATGTTGTAGCGACGACTGTGTTTTCAAACCTGGTGCTGATTGTGCTTTTGGCCTTTGTTGTAAAAGTTGCAAGTTCATACCAGCAGGCGCCGTGTGTAGAAGACAGAACAATGAATGTGACCTTCCAGAGTGGTGCAATGGAACTTCAGCTGAGTGTCCAGAAGACATGTACGTAGCAGATGGAAATCTTTGCCATGATGGTGGTTATTGCTATAAAAGGGCATGTCACAAACATGAGGCACACTGTCAGATGATTTTTGGCAAGGGAGCCAGGAGTGCAAATGATACTTGCTACATGGAAATGAACAAACGGGGTGACCGTTTTGGTAATTGTGGTAACAATAGCTATAACTACATACGATGTAATAGCAGTGATATACTCTGTGGACGAATTCAGTGTGACAACGTGATGGAGCTTCCCCGGAGGAGAAAACATGAAACAGTGCATTGGACTCATTTCAATAATACTACCTGCTGGACTGTGGACTATCATTTTGGGATAACCATAGCTGACATCGGAGCAGTGAGAGATGGCACTCCCTGTGGTCCCGACCATATGTGCATTGACAGGAAGTGTGTCCATAAATCTGTTTTGTTAAGTAACTGTTCAGCATTTCGATGCAATATGAAAGGAGTGTGTAACAATAAACATCACTGCCATTGTGATGCCAATTGGGAGCCACCAGACTGTCTCCAAAATGGCTTTGGAGGTAGTATAGACAGTGGGCCTCCTCCACAGGGATTAACAAATTCCAACTGGGGTAAATATTCGCTaacttttttacttctttttgtggttttgttattttctgtAATTGGCATAATTAGAAGGGTGCAATATTCCTTAAACTGA